A single genomic interval of Salvia splendens isolate huo1 unplaced genomic scaffold, SspV2 ctg209, whole genome shotgun sequence harbors:
- the LOC121789325 gene encoding pre-rRNA-processing protein TSR2-like, translated as MNNHRMTPEAAAQFGDGIQMVLSRWAALRMAIENGWGGRDSLQKSQQLGHNLFNFLTQSKDQVYIDDVEDILYEFMDFLNTEIQDGSVEEVAEKFMVMREECLEGQFDSIKKLRETNVPSVSYTRHPNSDDEEDSDEDDTIIENNMSAMEVDAPQPQRQLDHNLTDIVADESSTKDTPQVVDGWTVVSKKSKGRKK; from the exons ATGAACAACCACCGTATGACTCCGGAGGCAGCGGCGCAATTCGGTGATGGAATTCAGATGGTTCTTTCTCGGTGGGCTGCACTGCGGATGGCCATCGAAAACGGGTGGGGTGGCCGCGACTCTCTCCAGAAATCGCAGCAGCTCGGCCACAacctcttcaatttcctcacTCAATCGAAAG ATCAAGTGTATATTGATGATGTAGAGGATATACTTTATGAATTCATGGACTTTCTCAACACTGAGATTCAGGACGGCAGTGTTGAGGAG GTTGCAGAAAAGTTTATGGTAATGCGTGAAGAATGTTTAGAAGGTCAGTTTGACTCGATAAAGAAGCTGCGAGAAACAAATGTTCCAAGTGTTTCATATACGAGACAT CCCAACAGCGATGATGAGGAAGACAGTGATGAAGATGATACAATAATAGAGAACAATATGTCAGCAATGGAAGTTGATGCTCCACAACCACagcgccaattggatcacaatctGACTGATATTGTGGCTGATGAAAGTAGTACAAAAGATACTCCTCAAGTTGTGGATGGATGGACTGTTGTTTCAAAAAAGAGTAAAGGGAGAAAGAAGTGA